Genomic segment of Hymenobacter aquaticus:
GGAAGTGGTATACCAGTACTCGCCCCTGACCATGGGCTGGTGCATCAACTGCCACCGCGAAACTCCCCTCAACACGAAGGGCAACGGCTACTACTCGAACCTGGTGAAGCTCCACGACAAAGCCAACGGTGCTGCACCGTTCACGGTATCGTCGAACGGCGGCACGGAGTGCTCGAAGTGCCACTACTAGCATACTAGGTCTTAGGTGCCCGGAGCCCAGCAGCCGCTGCCTCCGGCGCGCCTAAGACCTGTTTTCTTCTTCAACACAAGCATACCAACTTAGAGACTTACCGGACCTGAATCCAAGTCGCTAAGTCCCTAAGACCCTAGTCCCCAAAAAACACGATGCAAGAGTCGCCTAAGTACTGGAAGGGAATTGAGGAACTGGAAAGCTCACCGGAGTTCGTAAAAGGCGCGTTCAGCGAGTTTGCGGATTTTCTGCCGGTGAAGGAATCCCACGGCTCTTCCGACGCCGCGGTAGCCCCGCGTCGCGACTTCCTCAAACTCATGGGCTTTGGTATTGCCGCTGCCACCTTGGCAAGCTGCGAAACCCCGGTCCGCAAGGCAATTCCCTACCTCAACAAGCCTGAAGAGGTTGATCCGGGTATTGCCAACTTTTACGCCTCCACCTATTTCACCGGCACCGACTACAACAGCGTGTTGGTGAAAACCCGTGAGGGCCGGCCCATCAAGCTGGAAGGCAACCCCGAGTCGCCTATCACCCGCGGTGGCCTGTCGGCCCGGGCGCAGGCTTCGGTTCTGGGCCTCTACGACAAAGGCCGTCTGCAGCACTTCGCCATCAAAGGCAAGAAAGCCGCTACCGACCAGGTTGACCAGGAGATTCGCACGAAGCTGGCCGGCGTTACCGGTCGTATTGCCATCGTGTCGCCGACCATCATCAGCCCCAGCACCAAGAAGGTAATTGCTGAGTTTGCCTCGCGTTACCCCAACACGGAGCACGTGATGTACGACGCCAACTCGCAGTCGGCATTGCTGCGGGCCAACGGCGGGGTGCTGCCTTCCTACGATTTCAGCAAAGCTGCCGTTATCGTAAGCCTGGGCGCCGATTTCCTCGGCACGTGGCTGTCGCCGGTTGAGTATGCTCGTCAGTATATCACCAACCGGAAAGTATCGGCCGACAAGAAGACCATGTCGCGCCACTTCCAGTTCGAAACGGCCCTGTCGCTGACCGGCTCCAACGCCGACGTCCGCGTACCGGTGAAGCCTTCCGAAATGGGTGCTGCTGCCCTGGCCCTGTACAATGGGGTAGTAGGCGGCGGTGCTGCTGGTTCGGCCCAACTCAAGAAAGCTGCTGCCGAGCTGAAAGCGGCCGGTAGCCGTGGCCTGGTCGTTTCGGGCTCGAACGACGTAGCGGTACAAACGCTGGTGGCCGCCATCAACCAGGCCCTCGGCAGCGCGGCTGTTGACGTGGCTAATCCGTCGATGCTGCGCCAGGGCGATGATGCCCGCATGCTGCGCTTGGTGAATGACATGAACGCCGGCACCGTTGGCGCGGTCATCTTCTACCACGCCAACCCCGCCTACGACCATCCGCTGGCGGAGAAAGTAAAATCGGGTATCGCCAAAGTGGCGCTGAGCATCTCGTTCAACGACCGCCTCGACGAAACCACCTCGCTGTGCTACTACGCCTGCCCCGACCACAACTTCCTGGAGTCGTGGAACGACTACGAGCCGAAACGTGGCTTCCTGAGCCTGAGCCAGCCGACCATTTCGCCGCTGTTTGCTACCCGCCAGGCCCAAGACAGCCTGTTGACCTGGGCTGGCAATCCGCAGAGCTACTACAACTACCTGCGCGCTTCGTGGCGCGGGCTGCTGGGCGGTAACTTCCAGGCCGGCTGGGACAAGGCCGTGCACGACGGTGTGGCTGTCGGCTCCCTGTCGCCGGCTCCGGCCGCCCAGGCGGCTCCCGCCATGAGCGCCGACCAGGCTATTGCCGCTATCAACTCGGCCCCCAAAGGCTCGGGTGTTGAATTGGCCCTCTACGAAAAAGTAGGCGTGGGCGTCGGCAACTGCGAAGCCAATAACCCTTGGCTGCAGGAATTGCCTGACCCGGTTTCGAAAGCCACCTGGGGCAACTACGTAGCCGTTCCGCGCGCTATGGCCGTAAAAAACGGCTGGGAGCAGGGCGACGTGGTGAAAGTAACCGCCAACGGTAAATCCATTGAGCTGCCCGTGCTGATTCAGCCCGGCCAGGCCAACGATACCGTGAGCATCGCCATTGGCTACGGCCGCGAAATGGCCGGCAAAGTAGGTGATAAAGTAGGCGCTAACGCTTACCCCTTGGCCGTAGTACGCGACAACGCGGTACTCTACGCCAACACCGTAACGCTGGAAAAAACGGGTGCCCAGTCGCCCATCGCCCAGACCCAGACCCACCACACCATCATGGACCGCAAGCCGGTGGTGCAGGAGTCGACGCTGGCCAAATACATTGAAAACCCCAAAGAGGTAACCGAGTACGACAAGATTGCTACGCCGGAAGGCCTAGAGAAACCCAACAAGGTTTCGCTGTGGCAGGACTACGAGTACAAGAACCACCACTGGGGGATGGTTATCGACCTCAACTCGTGCATTGGCTGCGGCTCGTGCGTGATTGGTTGCCAGGTTGAAAACAACGTTGCCGTAGTCGGTAAGCAGGAGGTAATCAACCGCCGCGAAATGCACTGGATGCGTATCGACCGCTACTACAGCTCGGACGCCAGCAAGGAGGATTTCGCCGAGAAAGGCAAGCTGGACACCTACGCGGCCATGGAAGATCCGTCGGAAAACCCTTCGGTGATTTTCCAGCCGATGCTCTGCCAGCACTGCAACCACGCTCCCTGCGAAACGGTGTGCCCCGTACTGGCTACCACTCACAGCTCGGAAGGTCTCAACCAGATGACCTACAACCGCTGCGTGGGTACCCGCTACTGCGCTAATAACTGCCCTTATAAGGTTCGCCGCTTTAACTGGTTCTCGTACTACTCCAACGAGAAGTTCGAAGACGTGAACGGCCACATGTTCACCGACCTGGGCCGCATGGTCCTGAACCCTGACGTAACCGTTCGGGCTCGGGGTGTGATGGAAAAGTGCTCGTTCTGCGTGCAGCGCATTCAGCTCGGTAAGCTGGAAGCCAAGAAGCAGAAGCGCCGTCCGAAGGATGGAGAAGTGGTAACCGCCTGCGCGCAGTCGTGCCCCACCCAAGCCATCGTATTCGGTGACATGCGTGACCCCGAGTCGCAGATCTCGAAGATCATGCGCCGCGAGGATGGCGAGCGGGGCTTCCACGTGCTGGATGCCATCAACGTGCAGCCTAACATCACGTATCTGACCAAGATCCGGAACACGGAAACTGAAGTTCGCAACGCTTAATCACAGGGTCAAGGATCTTAGGAACGTAGGGTAGGGGAGCTGTCCCGACCACTGGTTCAGAACAGACGAGAGACCCTACATTCCCAAGACCCCAACTAACCAATAAAAACTATGCAGCACGTATCGCCTGTACGGGAGCCGCTCGTAACCGGGGGGAAATCGTACCACGACGTCACTCAAGACGTGTGCCGCCAGGTAGAAGCCGCCCCGAATGTTCGGTGGATGGCCGCCCTGAGCGTTGCGCTCTTTTTCCTCGGTGTCTTCCTCTACTCAGTATACCGCACCCTGTGGTACGGTATCGGAGAGTGGGGTCTGAACAAAACTGTCGGCTGGGCCTGGGACATCACCAACTTCGTATGGTGGGTAGGTATCGGTCACGCCGGCACCCTGATTTCGGCAGTTCTGCTGCTGTTCCGTCAGAAGTGGCGGAGCTCCATCAACCGCGCCGCAGAAGCTATGACGATCTTCGCCGTAATCTGCGCCGCCATGTTCCCGGTACTGCACATGGGCCGTCCGTGGCTCGCCTACTGGGTGTTCCCCCTGCAAAACACCTTCGGCTCGCTGTGGGTGAACTTCAATTCGCCGCTGCTGTGGGACGTATTCGCCATCTCGACCTACTTCACCGTGTCGCTGGTGTTCTGGTACACGGGTCTGGTGCCTGACTTCGCTACTATCCGCGACCGGGCTAAAGGTCCGATTGCCAAAGTAGCCTACTCGCTACTGAGCATGGGCTGGACGGGTTCGGCCAAGCACTGGAGCCGTTACGAAACGGTGTCGCTGATTCTGGCCGGTGTTTCGACCCCGTTGGTACTGTCGGTACACACCATTGTATCGATGGACTTTGCAACCTCGGTTGTTCCGGGCTGGCACACCACCATCTTCCCTCCCTACTTCGTGGCCGGGGCTATCTTCTCGGGCTTCGCCATGGTACTGACCCTGATGCTTATCACCCGGGTAGTATTTAAGCTGGAAGATTACATCACGATGGAGCACATTGCTCTCATGAACAAAATCATGATGATCACCGGCTCGATCGTAGGGGTGGCTTACATCACCGAGTTCTTCATCGCCTGGTATTCGCAGGTTGAGTTCGAGCAGTACGCCTTCATCAACCGCGCTACCGGTCCTTACTGGTGGGCCTACTGGTCGATGATGACTTGCAACGTAATTACGCCTCAGCTGGTGTGGATTCGCAAAGTACGCTACAGCATCCCGCTGACTTTCGTGCTGTCAATCATTGTAAACATCGGGATGTGGTTCGAGCGTTTCGTAATTATTGTAACCTCGCTGCACCGCGACTACCTGCCTTCGAGCTGGGTAATGTTCTCGCCCACGATTATCGATATCGGTATCTATGTGGGTACGCTGGGCTTGTTCTTCACGCTGTTCCTGCTCTTCGCCAAGTTCTTCCCCGTGGTAAACATGGCTGAAGTGAAGACCGTGCTGAAATACACGGTGGATAACGGTCCGACCTACACCGGTCACGACCCGCACCACGACCTGATTCACAAGCCAACCACCCACGGAGTGCCTGCCACTGCTCCGGTAAACTACAACAAGCATGACTAAGCGCTTCGCCCTCGGCATCTTCGACGACGAAGACGTGCTGATGCACGCCATTGAGAACGTCCGCGCGGCGGGCGTCAAAATCTACGAAGTGTTTACCCCGTTCCCCATTCACGGCATCGATGATGCTCTGGGTATCGAACGGTCGCGCTTGCCAATTGCCGCCTTCTTCTATGGCTGCTGTGGTTTGGCCTTCGCCCTGTGGATGCAGATCTACATGCTCGGCTTCGACTGGCCCATGATTATCGGTGGTAAGCCCCACATTGCGCTGCCCGCCTTCATTCCAGTATCCTTCGAATTGACGGTGTTCTTTACCTGCCACGGCATGGTAATTACCTTCTACACGATTAGCAAGCTCTACCCCCGCTGGAGAACCCCGGTGCTGGACGTACGCTCGACGGACGACAAGTTCGTGATGGCCATTGAGATCAACGAAAGCACTGACCTCAACAACCTGAGCAAGCTGCTGCGCGAGAACGGCGCCTCGGAGGTGAACGAAAAAGAAATGACTAAGAACTAATGACGCACACGCTGAAACTAGGTCTGCAAGCGTCGGCTATTCTATTTGCCTCGGTGCTGACTACAGCTTGTAACAAGGCTGATGACACGGGCTTGGAGTATGCGCCGCAGATGTACGAATCGATTCCGTACGACCCGCTGCGCCAGGTCAATACCAACACGGTGAACCCCATGGGTATCAATGAGCGCACTCCGGTAGTGGGCACGGTACCCCGCGGTAAGCTCAATTACTACTCCCACGTTCCCAAAGACAGCGTCGGCACTGCTGAGCGTCGTTTGCGTAATCCTTACGCTTACACCAAAGCCAACCTAGAAGAAGGAAAGGTGCTGTATACCCGCATTTGCTCCCACTGCCACGGTGAGCAGGGTGATGGCCAGGGTCCGGTAGGTGCCAAGTTCAAAGGCGTGCCGAACTACACGGTCGGCGCTTACAAGACGATGAACGATGCCCACGTGTACCACGTGATTCAGTGGGGTAAAAACCGCATGATGCCCCACGGCTCCATCGTAAACCCCGAGGAGCGCTGGAAAATTGCTATGTACGTCCGCGTGCTGCAGCAAGGCAAAGGCCCCGATGGATTGGCTGATCTGGTGAAGACGAGCAACGACTCGACCCAGATGACGGACCGCGCTACCCAGGCTCCCACGCTGGAAGCTCAGGCAGACAAAGCATCAACTACTCCCGGTCAAGGTGACCAGGCACGAAACGGAACGGCGAACTAACTATGGCAACTCTGACGCATCATGAAAGCGCCACGGCTGAATACCTGGAGCTTTCGCCGAAAACCCGCAGAACCTTCATCGGCATTATCGTTGCCGGTGTCGTAGTGCTGGCAATCGGCCTGATTATGGCCGCCTTCTACGGCGGCGGACACGAAGCTGCTGGTGCAGCCCACGGCGCAGCTCACGCGGCTGGTCCGGAGGCTGGCGCTGGCGCCGCTCACCACGAAGGCAGCCCGGTATGGCTGAAGCGCCTATTGGTGAGCCTGTGGCACAACAACGTATTCTTCGTGGGCGTGTCGGCTATCGGTACCTTCTTCGTCGCGCTGCAGTACGTAGCCTACGCCGGCTGGTCGGTAGTAATTAAGCGCATCAACGAAGCTATGAGCGCCTGGCTGCTGCCTGGCCTCGCCATCTTCCTGATTGTATTCTTCGTGGGTCGTCACGACCTGTTCCACTGGACCCACGATGGTATAATGGACCCCAAGTCGGAAAACTACGATGCCATCATTGCAGGCAAGAGTGGTTTTCTGAACATGCCTTTCTACCTGATTCGCATGGTCGTATACCTGGGCATCTGGTGGTTCTTCACCGAGCGGCTGCGCAAGCTCTCCTTGGCCGAAGACCTGAACGGCGGTACCGAGTATTTCCACAAAAGCATCAACGTAGCGGCCCTGTTCCTGGTGCTCTACGCCGTTACCTCGTCGATGTCGGCCTGGGACTGGGTGATGTCGGTTGACGTGCACTGGTTCTCGACCATGTTCGGCTGGTACGTATTCGCCTCCTGGTGGGTATCGGGCATTGCCGTAACTACTCTGACTGCTATCTATCTGAAGCAAGCCGGTTACCTGAAGTTTGTAAACGCCAACCACCTGCACGATCTGGGCAAGTTCATGTTCGGCTTCAGCATCTTCTGGACCTACGTATGGTTCTCGCAGTTCATGCTGATCTGGTACGCCAACCTGCCCGAAGAAGCCGTGTACTTCAACCAGCGTCTGGGCGGCTTCAATGGTGCCTATACCTGGATGTTCTTTGGCAACCTGGTTATCAACTTCGTCTTCCCGTTCCTGGTGCTGATGCGCCGCGATGCCAAGCGCCAGATGATCATGCTCAAAATCGTGAGCATCGCCATTCTGATTGGCCACTGGTCGGACTTCTACTTAATGCTGGAGCCTGCAACTATGAAGGGCGAGAATGGGTTCATCATAGAGATTGGCGTTGCGCTGATTTTCCTGGGCAGCTTCCTGATTCTGTTTACCAAGCGCTTGGCGCAAGCCTCCCTGGTACCGGTGAATCACCCGTTCCTGGACGAAAGCGTGCACCACACGACTTAATTAGACATGAGTATTGAGAAGTGAGAAGTTAGACTGTAATGTGTAACGGAACTCTCACTTCTAACCTCTCAACTCTCACCTCTTCACTCAACT
This window contains:
- the nrfD gene encoding NrfD/PsrC family molybdoenzyme membrane anchor subunit, coding for MQHVSPVREPLVTGGKSYHDVTQDVCRQVEAAPNVRWMAALSVALFFLGVFLYSVYRTLWYGIGEWGLNKTVGWAWDITNFVWWVGIGHAGTLISAVLLLFRQKWRSSINRAAEAMTIFAVICAAMFPVLHMGRPWLAYWVFPLQNTFGSLWVNFNSPLLWDVFAISTYFTVSLVFWYTGLVPDFATIRDRAKGPIAKVAYSLLSMGWTGSAKHWSRYETVSLILAGVSTPLVLSVHTIVSMDFATSVVPGWHTTIFPPYFVAGAIFSGFAMVLTLMLITRVVFKLEDYITMEHIALMNKIMMITGSIVGVAYITEFFIAWYSQVEFEQYAFINRATGPYWWAYWSMMTCNVITPQLVWIRKVRYSIPLTFVLSIIVNIGMWFERFVIIVTSLHRDYLPSSWVMFSPTIIDIGIYVGTLGLFFTLFLLFAKFFPVVNMAEVKTVLKYTVDNGPTYTGHDPHHDLIHKPTTHGVPATAPVNYNKHD
- a CDS encoding quinol:cytochrome C oxidoreductase, translating into MATLTHHESATAEYLELSPKTRRTFIGIIVAGVVVLAIGLIMAAFYGGGHEAAGAAHGAAHAAGPEAGAGAAHHEGSPVWLKRLLVSLWHNNVFFVGVSAIGTFFVALQYVAYAGWSVVIKRINEAMSAWLLPGLAIFLIVFFVGRHDLFHWTHDGIMDPKSENYDAIIAGKSGFLNMPFYLIRMVVYLGIWWFFTERLRKLSLAEDLNGGTEYFHKSINVAALFLVLYAVTSSMSAWDWVMSVDVHWFSTMFGWYVFASWWVSGIAVTTLTAIYLKQAGYLKFVNANHLHDLGKFMFGFSIFWTYVWFSQFMLIWYANLPEEAVYFNQRLGGFNGAYTWMFFGNLVINFVFPFLVLMRRDAKRQMIMLKIVSIAILIGHWSDFYLMLEPATMKGENGFIIEIGVALIFLGSFLILFTKRLAQASLVPVNHPFLDESVHHTT
- a CDS encoding DUF3341 domain-containing protein, whose protein sequence is MTKRFALGIFDDEDVLMHAIENVRAAGVKIYEVFTPFPIHGIDDALGIERSRLPIAAFFYGCCGLAFALWMQIYMLGFDWPMIIGGKPHIALPAFIPVSFELTVFFTCHGMVITFYTISKLYPRWRTPVLDVRSTDDKFVMAIEINESTDLNNLSKLLRENGASEVNEKEMTKN
- a CDS encoding TAT-variant-translocated molybdopterin oxidoreductase, which codes for MQESPKYWKGIEELESSPEFVKGAFSEFADFLPVKESHGSSDAAVAPRRDFLKLMGFGIAAATLASCETPVRKAIPYLNKPEEVDPGIANFYASTYFTGTDYNSVLVKTREGRPIKLEGNPESPITRGGLSARAQASVLGLYDKGRLQHFAIKGKKAATDQVDQEIRTKLAGVTGRIAIVSPTIISPSTKKVIAEFASRYPNTEHVMYDANSQSALLRANGGVLPSYDFSKAAVIVSLGADFLGTWLSPVEYARQYITNRKVSADKKTMSRHFQFETALSLTGSNADVRVPVKPSEMGAAALALYNGVVGGGAAGSAQLKKAAAELKAAGSRGLVVSGSNDVAVQTLVAAINQALGSAAVDVANPSMLRQGDDARMLRLVNDMNAGTVGAVIFYHANPAYDHPLAEKVKSGIAKVALSISFNDRLDETTSLCYYACPDHNFLESWNDYEPKRGFLSLSQPTISPLFATRQAQDSLLTWAGNPQSYYNYLRASWRGLLGGNFQAGWDKAVHDGVAVGSLSPAPAAQAAPAMSADQAIAAINSAPKGSGVELALYEKVGVGVGNCEANNPWLQELPDPVSKATWGNYVAVPRAMAVKNGWEQGDVVKVTANGKSIELPVLIQPGQANDTVSIAIGYGREMAGKVGDKVGANAYPLAVVRDNAVLYANTVTLEKTGAQSPIAQTQTHHTIMDRKPVVQESTLAKYIENPKEVTEYDKIATPEGLEKPNKVSLWQDYEYKNHHWGMVIDLNSCIGCGSCVIGCQVENNVAVVGKQEVINRREMHWMRIDRYYSSDASKEDFAEKGKLDTYAAMEDPSENPSVIFQPMLCQHCNHAPCETVCPVLATTHSSEGLNQMTYNRCVGTRYCANNCPYKVRRFNWFSYYSNEKFEDVNGHMFTDLGRMVLNPDVTVRARGVMEKCSFCVQRIQLGKLEAKKQKRRPKDGEVVTACAQSCPTQAIVFGDMRDPESQISKIMRREDGERGFHVLDAINVQPNITYLTKIRNTETEVRNA
- a CDS encoding c-type cytochrome is translated as MTHTLKLGLQASAILFASVLTTACNKADDTGLEYAPQMYESIPYDPLRQVNTNTVNPMGINERTPVVGTVPRGKLNYYSHVPKDSVGTAERRLRNPYAYTKANLEEGKVLYTRICSHCHGEQGDGQGPVGAKFKGVPNYTVGAYKTMNDAHVYHVIQWGKNRMMPHGSIVNPEERWKIAMYVRVLQQGKGPDGLADLVKTSNDSTQMTDRATQAPTLEAQADKASTTPGQGDQARNGTAN